The Christiangramia salexigens genome includes the window GCTAGGACCAGTAATGTAGTCTATACCCTGACCGTTACCTACACCTGTACTAAGTGTGTTAGTGTCAAAGTTAATAGCTTCTGGGAAGTTAAATGCTCTGTACCATAGGTTGGAACCAGTTAGTTGAATTGAGAAAGCTCCAAATGGGGTCTTCTCTAAGAACTCTTTTGAGAAGTTGTATCCAAGTGATACTTCAGCAAGCCTTAGCGTAGATCCGTCATAGATCTGTAGTTCATTAGGCCCAAATCCTTTGTTGTTGAAATATACGTCTGTAGCAGTGATCTGAATGTTGTTAGGTGAACCATCCTGTAAAACTCCAGGTAGGATAAAAGTATCCTCTCTGTTTACAGGTACCTCTACAACTCCACGACCTTCTGTAGCACCAGCAGTTTGAGAGAAAATATCTCCACCATGTCTGTACTGTACAGATGCTCCAAAAGTGATTCCTTTATAGTTCACGTTAGTGTTACCGGTAGTTGTCCAGTCTGGGTTAGGATCCCCAAGAATACTAAGGTTAGTATCTTCAAGGTAATACCCGTCACTTCCAACTACTCTGTTTCCATTAGCGTCTCTAAGAACTGATGAACCTCTAAGAACACCGTAAGGCTCGCCTTCTATTGCGTAGTTAGCAGGTCTTCCTCCAATTGTAGAAGTAAGTGCGATCTGCTCTGTACCTTCAGGTAATTCTGTTACGATTGGCTCGTCTGCATAGAAGTTACCACTTATGTTCCAGTTAAAGTCATCTGTTCTAAATAATGCAAGAGACATATCAAGCTCTATACCTTTGTTCTCCATTTTACCAGCATTAATTCTGGTAACAGTAAATCCTGTAGATGGATCAAGGTTTTGATCTGTAATAAGGTCTGTAGATTCCTTTTTGAACACACTAACGTTTAAGTTTAAGCGGTTGTCAAAAAATCTTGAATCCATACCAATTTCAAATTCACTAACTCTTTCTGGTTTTAAGTTTGGATTTCCTAAACGGTTAGAAACAGAGTTACCTGTTACTACGTTTCCAGATCCATCAACAAAAAGTCTTGCATTTAAAGCTAAGGAATTTCTTGTTCCGTATGGAGAAGGGAAACCTGCAGAGGATCCATAACCTAATCTTAGTTTTAAATAGTTTACAGCGTCAGATCTTAAATCATCAAATGCTGCAGTAGGAATGAAAGATAAACTTGTTCCAGGGTAGAAAAGAGAATAGTTTTCTTTTTCTAAAGTTGAACTCCAGTCGTTTCTTGCTGAAACGTTCAGGTAAGCATAATCCTGGTAACCAATAGTTGCATCACCATAAACCCCTATCTGGTTCTCTTCAGCGAAGAAAGCAATGTTTCCTCCGGTAAAGCTGTTTACAGAAGAACTGTTTACAAAGTTATAGTGCTCTAAAACTCCAAAAGCTAATTGCTGAGTACTTTCAAGACCATCTCTTTTAAATTCATCACGACGTGTAGTTCCACCAACAACGAAATTAAAGTCAAAATCTGAAGACAACTCATAATCTCCAATAAACTGAAGGTTGTTGTTTAAGATAGTGTTCTTAGTCTGAACAGTTCTGTAGATCCCTGTTGGGTCTCCATCTACACCACCTTTGTTTTGACCGTAAGAGCTAAACTCTGTATAGGTATCTAAACCTGAAGTGAAAGAAAGGTTCAAGTTGTCATTAATAGAATACATCAAGTTAGCAGAACCAAAGATCCTTTCAGTTTCCTGAGTAACTTTAGAGTTTGCCACTGTCCATCTTGGGTTTTGAATATCGTTACCAGAACGATAGTAGATACTTCTACCATCAGGTGTTTGGAATGGCATACCCATTAAATCGATACTTGAAGGTGTATACATTACATCCCCAAATACAGAAGCACCATCTCCAACTGTACCAGATCCGGCAGAAGCTGCAATAGGTGGTGTTTCGTAATTTGTATTAGAATAGTTCATGGTAGCGTTAACTGTAAAGTTGTTGCTCAACTTTGCATTACCACCTAAACCGAAGTTATTTCTTCTTAGTGTGTTACCAGGTGTAAAACCTCTGTCATCTAAATAACCATAGTTTAAATTGAAACTAGTGTTCTCAGATCCTCCTGAAACGTTTACGGAAGTAGTAGAGGCAACTCCTGTTCTAAAGAATTTTTCAACACTGTTATAAGGCTGAAGTCTATAGTCTGAATCTACAAGATCAGGGAATCCCTGAGTCAGAGATGTGTCAGATAATCTTGAGAAAGGGTGAGCGATCAAAGTAGTTCCATCAGGAGCAATTCCTCTGAAAAGGCTGTTTGAACTAATATCTTGACCATATTTTGATCCCCAGCTACTAAAGAAAAATCCAAAACTTTGGTGGAAACCACCGGCATATTCCTGAGTATAGTCAGGTAAGTGTGGTTCAGAGAAGAATAAAGACTGAGATACATTAACCTCCATTTTCTTATTCATTCCACCTTCACCAGAGTTTTTAGTTGTAATCAAAACAACCCCATTTCTACCTCTTTCCCCATAAAGTACTGTTGCACTTAGTCCTTTAAGTACTTTAACATCTTCGATGTTGTTTGGGTCTAAATCTAAGAAACGAGAAGATTCTGTAACTCCGTCAAAAAATGAAGTTTGCTCGTTAGCACCTCCGTCGAATGGCACTCCATCAACTACAAATAAAGGTTGGTTACTTCCGGAAATAGAAGAGTAACCACGAATAATGAAGTTAGTACCAGATCCAGATACACCGTTGGTGGCTGTAATGTTAACCCCCGCAGCTTTACCCTGTAAGATCCTACCAATATCACCTTCAGATTTTTGGTTAATTTGCTCAGAATCTACTGTGCTTACGGCATAACCAAGAGCTTTTTGTTCTCTCTTAATACCCTGAGCTGTCACAATAACTTCATCCAGTTGGGCAGAATCTGCTGTCATAACCACATTGATGGTGTCATTGTCACCTACAGTATATTCAGAAGTTTTTAAACCAATGAATGAGTACACCAGAACATCGCCCTGTGTGGCCTCGATGGCATAGTTACCATCAAAATCTGTTTGTACTCCTGTCGAGGTCCCTTTAATAACAATATTTACACCAGGTAGCGGTAGACCGGCCTCATCTGTTACCGTACCTCTAATCGTTTGCTCTTGCGCAAAGGTCATCTGCACAATGAAAACAAAAAGAAATGTAAAAACGCATTGTAATTTTCGTTTCATTTTAAGTTTATTTGAGTTAGTGGGCTAAAAATGCCAAAAATTTGTTAATTACCAAGCAAAAAAAAGTTAAAAAAATAAGTTTTAATGAACAATGAGATAAAACGACTGTTGATTAATCACTATTTAACAGGTTTTATTACGGCGTGCTTAGTGATTTGACACTATAAGTATATAACCAAAAAAAGAGCCCGGATGGGCTCTTTTTCTTCAAAAAGGTTTGGTCTATAATATTATAATGAGTAATAATATTCGACTATTCTAAGTAGCTCTTCCGGTGTGTCAAGACTTAAATTATTACGACTAATGTAAGCTTTGATCTGCTCCTTTTTATCTCCTAAAGTTCGCAATACTGAATTTTTGCGAAGTTTTACTTCTTCATATTTCCCATTACGGTTTAGGATGTAATATGAAGTGTTCATTTCATACTCGGCAGTTGTTGTATTATTCATACTGCTGGTCCATCCACCTGCATTAGGATCTTCTAATTCTTTTGTGAATTCAATAATCACTTTTTTAGATGGAGCTTCAACAATTTGGTAATATTTTGCTTGATCTTTTTCTTTTTCAAATTTTGAGCCATCGAGTCTTGTGAACAGATAATCTTTTTCCTCAGATTTAAGAGCAAAGCCCTTGAAATTTGTATCCAATAATTTATTAACTGTTTCCGAAGCACCTACCTTATATACAAGGTTGTTGCCGTGGATGTCATAATTAAGTCTTTGGGGACGGGTGGTTTCGCCGTTCTCGTAAATACCATAACCCACATACCAGTCTTCAGTTAGGAATGGAGTTCCCTTGGTATCACCACGCATTATTTTAAAGCCGTCTGAAAGGTTTCCAGTACCTATTGGGTTTTGGCTAAAGGAATTAGCAGAGAGTAGGAGGGTGCAAAAAAGTAAAAAGTGTTTGAACATTATATAGATTTTTTAATAACGCTTAAATATAAAAAAAACCTGCTCATTGCTGAGCAGGTTTTTAATAAAATATATCTGTTAAGACTATTCAAAGATCCATAGAACAGTGTCCAGGTTATCTGGTCCCTGTGCATCTACGGCAGCATTGTAGTTAGCCTCATTTAAAGATGGTGCAGTTGCAGAGTATCCTTGTCTGTTAGGAATACCTGTAGCGTTACTTAGAAGATCGTCTGGTGCAGTAAGCTCTTTTTCGTAGCCCATTGCCTTCATTCTTCTCCACTCAGCCCATGCTTCGTATCCTTGCATGTAAAGTGCAACCCATTTCTCGTATCCTATAGATTCAAGACCATTGTAAGAGTTAGCAGCAACATATGCCATTGCAGCATCTTCTGCTACTCCCCATTGATCCATAGAAGCCATGATAGCTTCTTCATAAAGAGTTGCAGCATCTTCTGAAGTCCATCCTAGTTCAGCAGCTTCTGCTCTTGCGAAAAGAACTTCTGAGTAAGTGAACATATAAAGAGGGGCAGTCTGGTTAAAGATGATGTCTTCAGATATGAAAGAATAATCATCTGTAGCAGAGTTAGATTTTCCGTAAGGAGCTCCAACAAAAGTACCTGAGTTAAATGCTGGCTCAGCCATTTGAGGAAGACGTGGGTCTTCTGGGTTAGAACCATCTCCAGAACCAATAAGTTCGTTTACGAAAACATCACTTACTAAGTAATCTCTACGGAAACTTGGTGCAAGAAATCTGTCTTCCCATGGGTTATCGTTAGTTTCTTCAGCAAGGTAAGGGTATACAAAGTTCTCTGCGTTAGAGGAGATCGTGTTACCTAATGCTTCGTTGAATTTCTGAGCTCCAAGAGTTGGGTTAGCAGCAGAAAGACGTAAAGCCATTACCATTTTTAAAGTCTGACCGAATTTCTCCCATCTAGCCATGTTGCTATCAAAAAGATAATCTCCGTTTGGTCCAGCTCCACCTTCAATCATATTTAAGGCCATATCCAATTCAGCAAGAAGTCCGTTATAGATTGCTTCCTGAGAATCATATTTAGGATACTGAGTATTTAAACCTGATAATGCTTCTGAATAAGGAAGGTATCCCCATCTGTCAGTCATTCCGTGGAATAAGTACACTCTTAGAATAGTTGCAACAGCGATCTGATTGTTGTTAGAGGCGTTACCTGCAGCTACAGAAGCTTTTGTTTCCTCATTGGTATTAAGATCGATGATTCTTTGAAGGTCATTAAGAATACCATACCAGTAGTTGGTATCCCAGTTAAGGGTTTGGTATCTTGATTCTTCATCATACTGTCCATTAGACAGGTATTGTACATACAGGTTAGGAGTGGTAGCTCCTAAATAAGCGTCAACCGCAGATTCGGCGTTAGCCAAAAGGCTACCTACTACCGGCTCATTAGGTTCGTTAGGATTCGCATTTATATCTGCGAAGTCCGATGTTTCACAAGCTGTAAAGCAAGATACTGCAGCTGCGAAAATCAGGGTTAGTTTTAAAAATCTATTTTTCATTTTTCTATCTTTTTTAGAATGTGATATTAACGTTAAGACCTACAGTTCTTGTGTTAGGTGATTGTCCACCTTCTGTCCATCCATACTGTCCTGTAGCCTCGTTGTCTTCTAACTCTGATACATCAATTCCGTCTACAGCAGTGTAGATCAACCAAAGGTTGCTGGCAAATACACCAACGTTAACATCCTTGATAAATGTATTTTCAAGAACTTTTGATGGAACAGTATAGTCTAAACGAGCTTGTCTTAGTTTTACGTAAGTAGCGTCATATAACCATCTTTCGTGAAGCGAGAATAATCTTCCCCAGTAAACCGCTGGATCTACATAGTAAGCCGCTGGATTTCCAGAAGTCTCGTCTACACCTTCGATAAGTACACCACCAGTGTCTGCATTTGCATTGTCTGCATTTACGATAAGACCAGCAACGATATCAGATCCTGTAACAGGATTTCTCACTGGGTTACCTGCAGCGTTGTTACCGATAGTTTCAGTACCTAAACCAGAGTATGCGTTAAACATTCTTGTTACAGAGAATACTTTTCCACCTTTTTGGAAGTCGAAATCAAGACCAAGGCTAAAGTTTTTGTAAGTCATGTAAGAAGATGCACCACCTGTAAAGTCAGGTAAAATATTTCCTAGGTACTGGTTAGTGTCATATCTTGGAGAACCAGTAGATGAAAGTAAGATCTCACCATTCTCGTCTCTTCTGTAAGCACGACCGTAAATTGCACCCCACTCTTCACCAACTCTTTCCTGTAACTGGATACCTCTCCAGCTAGCAGCAAGTACGTTAACATCTGTACCATCAGCAATCTTGTCTACTCTTCTTTCAAGAGTTGCAAGGTTTGCAGAAAGATTCCATGTGAAGTCTGCAGTTTGAACCGGGATCACATTTAAAGCAAATTCCCAACCTTTATAGGTCTGCTTTCCAGAGTTAGTTAGGAAAGAAGAGTAACCTGTAGAAGGATCAAGAGATACAGCAACAGGAAGTTCATCATCTACTTTATTAAAGTAAGTAACATCAAAACCTACTCTGCTGTCTAAGAATCTCATCTCAGTACCAATTTCATATTCTTGTCTAACACCACCAATTAGGTTCGGGTTAGGTAATTGGCTCTTAACAGAAAGTCTTCCGTAGCTTCCGTATGGAGTTCCAATGTTGTAAGTCTCAGAGATTGCGAAAGCATCCGGGAATAATGGAGCCTCAGCAATACTTGCTCTTAACTTACCAAAAGTAAGAACGTCGTTCTGAGGTAGAACTTTACTGAAGATAAAACTCATAGATGCACCATAAGTTTCAACTCTGTTAGCGTCTGCGTTTGCAGTAGACTGCCAGTCAAGACGAGCAGAACCATCAAGATAAAGAAGGTTTTGGTATCCAATAGATGCTTTTGCAAATGTTGATTTTCTTCCAATTTCTCTTTTGTAGCTTGATACAGACGGTCTGTCTCTTGAAGTATTTAAGCTGTAGAATCCTTCAGCAGTTAGGCCACCGTTAGTTTCAGCAGATAAACTCTTGAAGTTCTCATCAAAAATTTCAAAACCAACACTAGCACTTACATCGAAATCATCACTAAGATCAGTTTCGTAGTTAAGGATACCGAATAATTCATCAGTGCTCTCCATGCTTTCACCTTCAGCATAGAACGGAGTTCCTAGACCACCAAATCCAAATCTGTCGTTAGCTTCGTAAGTGTTTAAAGTTTTTCTAGCTTCAACGCTTGCATTTAAATCATCTGAGAACTCATAGCTTAAACCAATTCTTCCGTAAACAGAGTTTTTAGTTTGAGCATTTAGGTTTTCATAAGTGTCAAAAAATGGCATATCCCAGTATAATGGGGTAATGTTAGTAGGGGAGTTAAGGTTCCAGGAAACGATCTGTCCGTTTCTTCTGTAATTTCTTAATCTGTCCATATCTAACTGTCTTTGCCACCACTGGTTGAAGTTAGAAGAAATGTTTCCGTAACCGTTCTCAGGGAAGTTTTCAGTTCTTCTGTCCTGGTAGTTTACGTTTGCAAAACCAGTTAATTTATCTGTAATGTCTAAAGTAGCATTAATAGATCCCTGAACTTGGTTTCTTGAAGAGTTAGGAATGATTCCTGTTCTGTTGATTTTAGCTAAAGAAGCTCTAACAGCATATCCTTCACCACCTTTAGCGATAGTTAGGTTAGTGTTAGTTGTGTATCCTGTATCGAAGAAATTCTTAACGTTATCAGGATTTGGAGAAAATGGTCTAAGTTCTCCAAATTCAGGAGTTCCAGGAATCCAAGAATCCCAGTGTCTTACCATTTGACCTTCCATTCTTGGTCCCCAGCTTTCATCAGCATAGTATTCTACCATCTGCTGACCATCGAAAGATGCCCAGTCTGCAGGGTGGATAGAAGGATCGTAAGTAAATACGTTAAAATCCTGAGAGTAACCTCCACCATATTCGTTTTGGTACTCAGGAAGTACGTAAATGTTTTCCATTGCAGTAGAGTGGTTTACAGAGATAGTGCTTTGGCCTTCAGCAGCGCTCTTAGTAGTAATAATGATTACCCCATTCTTTCCTTGTGGACCGTAAAGCGCTGTAGCAGCAGCACCCTTAAGTACAGACATATCAGCGATATCATCAGTGATAATATCAGATGGATTCTGAACTTTTACGTTATCTACGATGTAAAGTACACCAGTATCTCCTCTAAGTCTAATGTTAGAGTTTCCAAATCCAGAACTTGGAGCTCCTTTAAACTGGATACCTGCAACTTTACCTGCAAGTGCGTTGTTAATGTTAGTTTCACGAGATTTTACTAAAGACTCACCCTCAACAGTTTGCTGAGCATAACCAAGACTTTGCTTTTCTCTTTTAATACCAAGGGCAGTAACAACTACTTCGTCCAACTGAGCTGAATCAGCTTTCATTACAAGGTCTATCGTATCGATAGAACCAACAGTAACTTCTGCAGTTTCAAGTCCTACGAAGGAGAATACCAATACGTCCCCTTGTGTTGCTTCAACAGAGTAATTTCCGTCAAAGTCTGTTTGAACACCAGTGGATGTCCCTTTAATCACGATGTTTACGCCAGGTAGTGGTAAACCACCCTCGTCCGTCACCGTACCGGAAACCGTTCTTTGTTGTGCAAAGGTCATTTGCACCACGAACGCCAGTAATAGCGTTAAAATACTACTAAACTTTGTTTTCATTTTTAAATTTGTTTGAATTAGCCGGCGCCAAAAATGCCAAAAAATTGTTAACCGGAGAGATAAAAAATGTTAAAATATTCTTGAAGAATTGAAAACATGGACAAAAAGGGCTAAATAGTTAATAAATAAAGAAGGCATTTAGAAAAGTTGTGTTAGATTATATAAAAAAGTCTTAATTGGCGGGATGTGAATCAAAGATGTTTAAGAAATTAACATTTGGGAAAATCTGAAATTTTCTTAGTGATGTATGGGTATAAAAAAAGCCATCCCGAAGGATGGCTTTAGTTAGTCTATGTTCTGTGAAATTATTGAACGTCCCAGAATATTTTAGTGTAAAGATCATCAGATCCTCCAATGTTCTGTACCGCCGCATTGTAGTTTGCGCCGTTAAGTGCAGATTCATCATTTGGATAGAAAATTCTAGTTGGAACTTCCTGATCTGTTAAAGCTGAATTTACAAGGAAGTCTGGGTAGTCCAGTCTTCTGTACTCTGTCCAGCCTTCGAATCCTCTGTTGAAAAGAGCAACCCATTTTTGAGTTCCTATCAGTTCTTCCCAGTTTGAAGAATCATAAGCTACTTCTGGCTGAGCAAGGTAAGCTGCGGCTTCTTCCTCAGTTCCGTTGTAGTAAAGGATATTTGCTGTAACTGCATTGTTATAGTGCATAGAAGCATCACCTGAGATGAATCCTCTTTCTACTGCTTCTGCAAGGAAGAATTCAACTTCAAAATACTGAAGAATTGCTCCTTCGTAAGTTGGTTCAAAAGTGATCTCTGGTGCGATATGTGTGAAGTTTGCATAAGAGTTATTAGCCCCAATTGGCGCTCCTACATATCCTTCTTCGATGTTCTCTTCGAAGAAATCATCTGTACGTGGATCGTCTACTGAAAGTAAATAATCTACAGAAGTCTTTCCGGCAACATAATCTGCATATCTGTTCTCTAACACGAACAGGTCGAA containing:
- a CDS encoding SusC/RagA family TonB-linked outer membrane protein, producing the protein MKRKLQCVFTFLFVFIVQMTFAQEQTIRGTVTDEAGLPLPGVNIVIKGTSTGVQTDFDGNYAIEATQGDVLVYSFIGLKTSEYTVGDNDTINVVMTADSAQLDEVIVTAQGIKREQKALGYAVSTVDSEQINQKSEGDIGRILQGKAAGVNITATNGVSGSGTNFIIRGYSSISGSNQPLFVVDGVPFDGGANEQTSFFDGVTESSRFLDLDPNNIEDVKVLKGLSATVLYGERGRNGVVLITTKNSGEGGMNKKMEVNVSQSLFFSEPHLPDYTQEYAGGFHQSFGFFFSSWGSKYGQDISSNSLFRGIAPDGTTLIAHPFSRLSDTSLTQGFPDLVDSDYRLQPYNSVEKFFRTGVASTTSVNVSGGSENTSFNLNYGYLDDRGFTPGNTLRRNNFGLGGNAKLSNNFTVNATMNYSNTNYETPPIAASAGSGTVGDGASVFGDVMYTPSSIDLMGMPFQTPDGRSIYYRSGNDIQNPRWTVANSKVTQETERIFGSANLMYSINDNLNLSFTSGLDTYTEFSSYGQNKGGVDGDPTGIYRTVQTKNTILNNNLQFIGDYELSSDFDFNFVVGGTTRRDEFKRDGLESTQQLAFGVLEHYNFVNSSSVNSFTGGNIAFFAEENQIGVYGDATIGYQDYAYLNVSARNDWSSTLEKENYSLFYPGTSLSFIPTAAFDDLRSDAVNYLKLRLGYGSSAGFPSPYGTRNSLALNARLFVDGSGNVVTGNSVSNRLGNPNLKPERVSEFEIGMDSRFFDNRLNLNVSVFKKESTDLITDQNLDPSTGFTVTRINAGKMENKGIELDMSLALFRTDDFNWNISGNFYADEPIVTELPEGTEQIALTSTIGGRPANYAIEGEPYGVLRGSSVLRDANGNRVVGSDGYYLEDTNLSILGDPNPDWTTTGNTNVNYKGITFGASVQYRHGGDIFSQTAGATEGRGVVEVPVNREDTFILPGVLQDGSPNNIQITATDVYFNNKGFGPNELQIYDGSTLRLAEVSLGYNFSKEFLEKTPFGAFSIQLTGSNLWYRAFNFPEAINFDTNTLSTGVGNGQGIDYITGPSARRMGFSVKASF
- a CDS encoding SusD/RagB family nutrient-binding outer membrane lipoprotein produces the protein MKNRFLKLTLIFAAAVSCFTACETSDFADINANPNEPNEPVVGSLLANAESAVDAYLGATTPNLYVQYLSNGQYDEESRYQTLNWDTNYWYGILNDLQRIIDLNTNEETKASVAAGNASNNNQIAVATILRVYLFHGMTDRWGYLPYSEALSGLNTQYPKYDSQEAIYNGLLAELDMALNMIEGGAGPNGDYLFDSNMARWEKFGQTLKMVMALRLSAANPTLGAQKFNEALGNTISSNAENFVYPYLAEETNDNPWEDRFLAPSFRRDYLVSDVFVNELIGSGDGSNPEDPRLPQMAEPAFNSGTFVGAPYGKSNSATDDYSFISEDIIFNQTAPLYMFTYSEVLFARAEAAELGWTSEDAATLYEEAIMASMDQWGVAEDAAMAYVAANSYNGLESIGYEKWVALYMQGYEAWAEWRRMKAMGYEKELTAPDDLLSNATGIPNRQGYSATAPSLNEANYNAAVDAQGPDNLDTVLWIFE
- a CDS encoding SusC/RagA family TonB-linked outer membrane protein — its product is MKTKFSSILTLLLAFVVQMTFAQQRTVSGTVTDEGGLPLPGVNIVIKGTSTGVQTDFDGNYSVEATQGDVLVFSFVGLETAEVTVGSIDTIDLVMKADSAQLDEVVVTALGIKREKQSLGYAQQTVEGESLVKSRETNINNALAGKVAGIQFKGAPSSGFGNSNIRLRGDTGVLYIVDNVKVQNPSDIITDDIADMSVLKGAAATALYGPQGKNGVIIITTKSAAEGQSTISVNHSTAMENIYVLPEYQNEYGGGYSQDFNVFTYDPSIHPADWASFDGQQMVEYYADESWGPRMEGQMVRHWDSWIPGTPEFGELRPFSPNPDNVKNFFDTGYTTNTNLTIAKGGEGYAVRASLAKINRTGIIPNSSRNQVQGSINATLDITDKLTGFANVNYQDRRTENFPENGYGNISSNFNQWWQRQLDMDRLRNYRRNGQIVSWNLNSPTNITPLYWDMPFFDTYENLNAQTKNSVYGRIGLSYEFSDDLNASVEARKTLNTYEANDRFGFGGLGTPFYAEGESMESTDELFGILNYETDLSDDFDVSASVGFEIFDENFKSLSAETNGGLTAEGFYSLNTSRDRPSVSSYKREIGRKSTFAKASIGYQNLLYLDGSARLDWQSTANADANRVETYGASMSFIFSKVLPQNDVLTFGKLRASIAEAPLFPDAFAISETYNIGTPYGSYGRLSVKSQLPNPNLIGGVRQEYEIGTEMRFLDSRVGFDVTYFNKVDDELPVAVSLDPSTGYSSFLTNSGKQTYKGWEFALNVIPVQTADFTWNLSANLATLERRVDKIADGTDVNVLAASWRGIQLQERVGEEWGAIYGRAYRRDENGEILLSSTGSPRYDTNQYLGNILPDFTGGASSYMTYKNFSLGLDFDFQKGGKVFSVTRMFNAYSGLGTETIGNNAAGNPVRNPVTGSDIVAGLIVNADNANADTGGVLIEGVDETSGNPAAYYVDPAVYWGRLFSLHERWLYDATYVKLRQARLDYTVPSKVLENTFIKDVNVGVFASNLWLIYTAVDGIDVSELEDNEATGQYGWTEGGQSPNTRTVGLNVNITF